From the genome of Campylobacter concisus, one region includes:
- a CDS encoding TRAP transporter permease, whose product MNEVKDNEEQFVEVKTREINSNFYNYFIAIVCFSWSVFQLYIAYFPLNTNISRSIHLAFAVGLVFLLYPVTFHKKAHSSLPFYDLVFCVVGVVAVLYPAVYFYELADRTGDYITQDIVISFLAIIVLLEAGRRVMGPALPIICILFLIYDHFGPYMPDIIAHQGASFEKIAGHMFLTTEGIFGVPIGVSVSFIYLFVLFGSLLERAGAGQYFINLAFSLLGKYRGGPAKASVIASGLTGMVSGSSTANVVTVGTFTIPLMKKAGLSRTKAGAIEVAAGVNGQLMPPIMGAAAFIIAEFLGMTYTNVMMAAVIPAFACYLSLFFIVHLESVKLGLKGINQSEFHSRFKIFVSGLHYITPILILLYTLLITKESAIAAAFNAIGFLFLIMIFQEPVKKLASGEKVGINDVLIGFEDIFWAMVAAAKSMTTIAIATALAGIIVGSISLTGLGQVLSDLVELLAGDNIVMILLLTAMMSLILGMGLPTTANYIVVSSLVAPVILFLAHKNGFLIPAIAVHLFVFYFGILADDTPPVGIAAYAAAGIAKANPITVGVQGFFYDLRTAILPFAFFFNNKLMLIESVNEGDPLDSKGIIWMSNPLEILLVFGMAIVGMFAFSSLLQGYYVTKLRIWERILLIPVVPLALVPNICVKFNLIPNEYTAYIVAAVLYGFVFMTQWGIKDKPLDQIKII is encoded by the coding sequence ATGAACGAAGTCAAAGACAACGAAGAACAATTTGTCGAAGTAAAAACAAGGGAGATAAATAGCAATTTTTACAACTATTTCATTGCGATCGTATGCTTTTCTTGGTCAGTTTTTCAGCTTTATATAGCTTATTTTCCGCTAAATACTAACATTTCGCGCTCAATACACTTAGCCTTTGCGGTTGGGCTTGTATTTTTGCTTTATCCAGTCACTTTTCATAAAAAGGCACATTCTAGTTTGCCATTTTACGATCTAGTCTTTTGTGTGGTAGGCGTTGTTGCTGTGCTTTATCCAGCGGTTTATTTTTATGAGCTAGCTGATAGGACGGGGGACTACATCACGCAAGATATCGTCATATCGTTTTTAGCGATCATTGTCTTGCTTGAGGCTGGCAGGCGCGTAATGGGGCCAGCACTTCCAATTATTTGTATATTATTTTTGATATATGATCACTTTGGCCCTTATATGCCAGACATCATCGCTCATCAAGGTGCCAGCTTTGAAAAGATCGCAGGTCATATGTTTTTAACGACCGAAGGTATCTTTGGTGTACCTATCGGAGTTAGCGTTAGTTTTATCTATCTTTTTGTTCTTTTTGGCTCATTGCTTGAGAGGGCAGGAGCTGGGCAATATTTCATAAATTTAGCTTTCTCACTTCTTGGAAAATATAGAGGCGGTCCAGCTAAGGCTTCAGTTATCGCAAGTGGCTTAACTGGCATGGTTTCAGGAAGCTCCACTGCAAATGTTGTAACAGTTGGTACATTTACCATACCACTTATGAAAAAAGCCGGTCTTTCACGCACAAAAGCTGGAGCCATCGAGGTTGCAGCTGGCGTAAATGGCCAGCTTATGCCTCCGATCATGGGCGCAGCTGCTTTTATTATCGCTGAGTTTTTAGGCATGACATATACAAATGTCATGATGGCAGCGGTTATCCCAGCGTTTGCTTGTTATTTGTCACTATTTTTTATCGTTCATTTAGAGAGCGTCAAGCTTGGTTTAAAAGGTATAAACCAAAGCGAGTTTCACTCAAGATTTAAAATTTTTGTAAGCGGACTTCACTATATAACTCCGATTTTAATTTTGCTTTATACACTATTAATCACAAAAGAGTCAGCTATCGCTGCGGCGTTTAATGCGATTGGATTTTTATTTTTAATAATGATCTTTCAAGAGCCAGTTAAAAAACTAGCAAGTGGCGAAAAAGTTGGAATAAATGATGTATTAATAGGCTTTGAAGATATATTTTGGGCGATGGTCGCAGCCGCAAAAAGTATGACAACGATCGCCATTGCAACCGCACTTGCAGGTATCATCGTGGGTTCTATCTCTCTAACTGGCCTTGGTCAAGTACTTTCAGATCTAGTTGAGCTACTTGCTGGTGATAATATAGTTATGATATTGCTTCTTACTGCGATGATGTCACTTATACTAGGAATGGGCCTTCCAACAACAGCAAACTACATCGTAGTTTCAAGTCTTGTAGCACCTGTTATTTTATTTTTAGCGCACAAAAATGGCTTTTTGATCCCAGCCATTGCTGTGCATCTTTTTGTATTTTACTTTGGAATTTTAGCTGATGATACGCCACCAGTTGGTATCGCGGCTTATGCGGCAGCTGGTATTGCTAAAGCAAATCCTATAACCGTTGGCGTTCAAGGATTCTTTTATGATCTAAGAACGGCGATCTTGCCATTTGCCTTTTTCTTTAACAATAAACTTATGCTAATAGAAAGCGTAAATGAGGGCGACCCGCTTGATTCAAAAGGAATAATCTGGATGAGTAATCCGCTTGAAATTTTACTTGTCTTTGGTATGGCGATCGTGGGAATGTTTGCATTTTCAAGCTTACTTCAAGGCTACTATGTCACAAAGCTTAGAATTTGGGAGCGTATTCTTTTGATTCCAGTTGTGCCACTAGCTCTTGTACCAAATATATGTGTGAAATTTAATCTTATACCAAACGAATACACTGCTTATATCGTAGCTGCTGTGCTTTATGGATTTGTTTTTATGACTCAATGGGGCATTAAAGACAAACCACTTGATCAAATAAAAATAATCTAA
- a CDS encoding TAXI family TRAP transporter solute-binding subunit: MKTTSLALAGLLLATTLSAKEFISIGTGGMTGTYYPIGGAICRLANKNTNVKCSVQSTGGSVYNVNNVLKKELTFGFVQSDVVYDKFNGTGKFDGAKDENLRSVVAIYPELLAFVVAKDSGLTSDLASFAGKKYNVGNPGSGNEVSTLEVFKAKGFDVSKLGYRGVLTVGECPHALKDKKIDGYSFVVGHPTANITDAATSLPIDILNIEGGEIDNLLKEKPYFAKGVIPKGSYDGVDHDVNTIGVKAVLVTSKDTKDEAVKAVIKAILDNFDEYKTLHPALKSVNKEDLVQGLSAPLHPAAEAAFKEAGILK, from the coding sequence ATGAAAACTACTTCTTTGGCACTTGCTGGCTTGCTTTTAGCAACAACTCTTTCAGCGAAAGAATTTATCAGTATCGGTACTGGCGGCATGACAGGCACTTATTATCCGATAGGTGGAGCGATTTGCCGTTTAGCAAACAAAAATACTAATGTAAAATGCTCAGTCCAATCAACTGGCGGCTCAGTCTATAACGTAAATAACGTCCTCAAAAAAGAGCTCACATTTGGCTTTGTTCAAAGTGACGTTGTCTATGATAAATTTAATGGCACTGGCAAATTTGACGGAGCAAAAGATGAAAATTTACGCTCAGTAGTTGCTATCTATCCAGAGCTTCTTGCATTTGTTGTAGCAAAAGATAGCGGTCTAACAAGCGATCTTGCTTCATTTGCAGGTAAAAAATATAACGTTGGTAACCCAGGCAGTGGCAACGAAGTAAGTACGCTTGAAGTCTTTAAAGCAAAAGGCTTTGACGTTTCAAAACTAGGATACCGCGGCGTTTTAACAGTTGGTGAATGCCCACATGCACTAAAAGATAAAAAGATAGACGGATATAGCTTTGTCGTCGGTCACCCAACTGCAAACATCACTGATGCTGCGACATCTTTGCCGATTGACATCCTAAATATCGAAGGCGGCGAGATCGATAATCTTCTTAAAGAGAAGCCATACTTCGCAAAAGGTGTGATCCCAAAAGGTTCATATGACGGCGTTGATCACGATGTAAATACTATCGGTGTAAAAGCTGTTTTGGTAACTAGTAAAGATACGAAAGATGAGGCTGTAAAAGCTGTAATAAAAGCTATTTTAGACAACTTTGATGAGTATAAAACTCTTCACCCAGCGCTAAAATCAGTAAACAAAGAAGATCTTGTTCAAGGTCTTTCAGCTCCGCTTCACCCAGCTGCAGAGGCTGCATTTAAAGAGGCTGGTATTTTAAAATAA
- a CDS encoding phosphate ABC transporter substrate-binding protein, producing MKKSLMLAAYMLLLSLNFASGADEKTQVSFSGSSTLAPVIAKISTDFIEKYETWDKVDSSLPNKNITIFVSAGGSGAGVKAVLDHVADFGMLARDIKDSEKAKIKDMKAYTLGIDALCVAVNPENEVIKLKGGNLSKDEIVKIFSGEYKKWSDLDKSLPNDEIVVVTRDLGGGAHEVFQKKIMKDVKVSKNVIQSPSMGALVSKIIENKNTIGYASFGITNQNKGKLIPLNVDGVEPTVKNIVDGKYYISRPLIIVKSGDLSKSEQIFVDVLNSAEGQKTIEKMGFIPVK from the coding sequence ATGAAAAAATCACTTATGTTGGCTGCTTATATGCTGCTTTTATCTTTAAATTTCGCTTCTGGTGCAGACGAGAAAACGCAGGTTAGCTTTAGTGGCTCATCTACTCTGGCTCCAGTTATTGCTAAAATTTCAACCGACTTTATTGAAAAGTACGAGACTTGGGACAAGGTTGATAGCTCTTTGCCAAACAAAAATATCACCATTTTTGTCTCAGCTGGTGGTTCTGGCGCTGGCGTAAAAGCTGTACTTGATCATGTCGCTGACTTTGGCATGCTAGCTCGCGATATAAAAGATAGCGAAAAGGCAAAGATCAAGGATATGAAAGCCTATACGCTTGGCATAGACGCACTTTGCGTGGCTGTAAACCCAGAAAATGAGGTGATAAAGCTAAAGGGCGGAAATTTAAGCAAAGACGAGATCGTCAAAATTTTCTCAGGCGAGTACAAAAAGTGGAGCGATCTTGACAAATCCCTACCAAATGACGAAATAGTCGTAGTTACAAGAGATCTTGGTGGCGGTGCTCACGAGGTATTTCAAAAAAAGATCATGAAAGATGTCAAAGTTAGTAAAAACGTCATCCAATCACCTTCCATGGGCGCGCTTGTCTCAAAAATAATCGAAAATAAAAACACTATTGGCTATGCATCTTTTGGTATCACAAACCAAAACAAAGGCAAGCTAATACCACTAAACGTTGATGGCGTCGAACCAACTGTTAAAAATATAGTTGATGGCAAATACTACATCTCTCGTCCGCTCATCATCGTAAAAAGTGGCGATCTAAGCAAGAGCGAGCAAATTTTTGTTGATGTGTTAAATTCAGCCGAAGGTCAAAAGACTATCGAAAAAATGGGATTTATACCAGTAAAATAG
- a CDS encoding PstC family ABC transporter permease, which translates to MTGQIFKGAIYLFTLLSAMLLLLLVGFLLINSTSFFAEVSLFDFLLNGDWDVSTEPFSFGLFNILIANFVVAFLACIFSFSISLGVTIFICFFTSAWLKHVLDWMIRILAGIPSIIYGFFALYTVVKIIESGLKMSAGESVLAASLILSVMILPFFTSHLLQSVDLLKQNFKTNSDALSVSTGYFIRKIIFRKSIKASISGFILAFSRAAGETMAVMMVIGNTPLFPHLLSKAQTIPSLIALEMGMSEAGSLHYHALIASGFVLLVFIFLLNIFIFKFEKNNERF; encoded by the coding sequence ATGACAGGGCAAATTTTTAAAGGCGCGATATATCTTTTCACACTTTTATCCGCCATGCTTTTGCTTTTGCTTGTGGGATTTTTACTGATAAATTCCACGAGTTTCTTTGCAGAAGTAAGCCTTTTTGACTTCTTACTAAACGGCGACTGGGACGTTAGCACAGAGCCTTTTAGCTTTGGGCTGTTTAATATCCTAATCGCAAATTTCGTAGTTGCGTTTTTAGCTTGCATATTTTCATTTTCTATCTCACTTGGCGTTACTATATTTATATGCTTTTTTACGAGCGCCTGGCTTAAACACGTGCTAGACTGGATGATACGGATACTAGCTGGCATACCCTCTATCATCTATGGATTTTTCGCGCTTTACACGGTTGTAAAAATTATAGAGTCAGGGCTAAAAATGTCTGCTGGCGAGTCAGTCTTGGCAGCTAGTCTCATCCTTAGCGTCATGATACTGCCCTTTTTTACCTCGCATTTGCTTCAAAGTGTTGATCTGCTAAAACAAAATTTCAAAACAAACTCAGATGCGCTTAGCGTAAGCACTGGATATTTTATAAGAAAAATCATTTTTAGAAAATCTATAAAAGCTAGCATTTCAGGCTTTATACTCGCATTTTCAAGGGCAGCTGGCGAGACAATGGCTGTGATGATGGTCATAGGCAACACCCCGCTTTTTCCGCACCTACTCTCAAAAGCTCAGACCATACCATCTCTAATAGCCCTTGAAATGGGCATGAGCGAGGCTGGCAGCCTGCACTATCACGCTCTTATTGCAAGCGGATTTGTCCTGCTTGTTTTTATATTTTTGCTAAATATCTTTATCTTTAAATTTGAGAAAAACAATGAACGCTTTTAA
- a CDS encoding PstA family ABC transporter permease, protein MNAFKDHLVKFYAYLCVFIVVAMIFWIFYFIFANGISQINLDFLTKNPQGLNLGESGGIRDAIIGSFLLMILSMIFSALLGVSCAIYRQIYCTSGTIKLGLKFIIQTMASIPSILLGMFVYGLFIVSLDIPKSLLTASITLALMVFLFVEVSVEKVISQIDEKKMLRDSFALGVDKNFMARKLVLPAIRKNIISILILAGSYAIGATAPLLLTGVVFMAKAEGLLSPVMALPFHLHMLLSQSVATQNAYATALVLIFILIILHLLSAVVLFDIGEKIARYFKHKRS, encoded by the coding sequence ATGAACGCTTTTAAAGATCATCTAGTCAAATTTTATGCCTATCTTTGCGTATTTATAGTGGTTGCGATGATATTTTGGATATTTTATTTCATCTTCGCAAATGGCATCTCTCAGATAAATTTAGACTTTCTGACTAAAAATCCGCAAGGTTTAAATTTAGGTGAGAGTGGTGGCATAAGAGACGCTATCATAGGCTCATTTTTGCTGATGATACTATCTATGATATTTTCTGCACTTCTTGGCGTTAGCTGCGCCATTTATAGGCAAATTTACTGCACCTCTGGCACGATCAAGCTTGGGCTTAAATTTATCATCCAAACGATGGCTTCTATTCCTTCTATCTTGCTTGGGATGTTTGTTTATGGGCTTTTTATCGTTAGTCTTGATATCCCTAAAAGCCTACTAACAGCTAGTATTACGCTTGCTTTGATGGTCTTTCTATTTGTTGAAGTAAGCGTTGAAAAGGTGATCTCGCAGATCGATGAAAAAAAGATGTTAAGAGATAGCTTCGCGCTTGGTGTTGATAAAAATTTCATGGCTAGAAAGCTGGTTTTGCCAGCTATTAGAAAAAATATAATATCTATTTTAATACTTGCTGGCAGCTACGCCATAGGGGCTACCGCACCGCTACTTTTAACTGGAGTCGTCTTCATGGCAAAGGCCGAAGGCCTGCTCTCGCCAGTTATGGCACTGCCTTTTCATCTGCACATGCTACTAAGCCAGTCAGTCGCAACGCAAAATGCCTACGCCACGGCACTCGTGCTCATTTTTATATTGATCATTTTGCATCTGCTTTCAGCCGTAGTTTTATTTGATATAGGAGAGAAAATTGCCAGATATTTTAAACATAAAAGATCTTAG
- a CDS encoding phosphate ABC transporter ATP-binding protein translates to MPDILNIKDLSIFYQDNEILKDLNLSVAENEIICLMGSSGCGKSTFLSALNGFLEQKGGRYNGEILFKGENIKIKGEIWLRRKLAILFQDATLFPFSVERNLTYAMEFYEGSIKDKQKRVEELLKSVNLLGEINYLDMPASKLSGGQKQRLCIARMLTTKPEVLMLDEPCSSLDMKNILIVEELLKSLSQRYTIIITTHNEEQAKRLGGRIVRIVDKKFTF, encoded by the coding sequence TTGCCAGATATTTTAAACATAAAAGATCTTAGTATTTTTTATCAAGATAATGAAATTTTAAAAGATCTAAATTTAAGCGTCGCCGAAAACGAGATCATCTGCCTAATGGGCAGCTCAGGATGTGGCAAATCGACATTTCTTTCAGCGCTAAATGGCTTTTTAGAGCAAAAGGGCGGCAGATATAACGGAGAGATCCTATTTAAAGGTGAAAATATTAAAATTAAGGGCGAAATTTGGCTAAGACGAAAGCTAGCCATACTCTTTCAAGACGCCACACTCTTTCCCTTTAGTGTAGAAAGAAATTTGACCTATGCGATGGAATTTTATGAAGGCAGCATAAAAGATAAGCAAAAAAGAGTAGAAGAGCTCTTAAAAAGCGTAAATTTACTGGGCGAAATAAACTACCTAGATATGCCAGCTAGCAAGCTCTCTGGCGGTCAAAAGCAAAGACTTTGTATCGCAAGGATGCTAACTACAAAACCTGAAGTGCTCATGCTTGACGAGCCTTGCTCATCGCTTGATATGAAAAATATTTTGATCGTAGAGGAGCTTTTAAAAAGCTTGTCGCAAAGATACACCATCATCATCACCACGCACAATGAAGAGCAGGCAAAAAGGCTTGGCGGCAGGATAGTCCGCATAGTGGATAAGAAATTTACATTTTAA
- a CDS encoding carbon-nitrogen hydrolase — translation MKVALLQQEFKGTKEATIAKTLELIAEAKKGGADLVVCQELHQTRYFCQSEDTNFFDHANEWQEDVAFWGRVAKENGVVLVTSLFEKRADGLYHNTAFVFERDGSVAGKYRKMHIPDDPGFYEKFYFTPGDIGFEPIETSLGKLGVLVCWDQWYPEAARLMALKGAKILIYPTAIGWFEGDSDDEKSRQLEAWVAVQRGHSVANGLPVVAVNRVGFEKDDSGVMDGIKFWGNSFVFGPQGEQLFRANITDELCKIVEIDMKRSEEVRRIWPFLRDRRIDAYVNITKRFID, via the coding sequence ATGAAAGTAGCACTACTTCAACAAGAATTTAAAGGCACAAAAGAGGCGACTATCGCAAAGACACTTGAGCTAATTGCCGAGGCAAAAAAAGGAGGTGCTGATCTAGTCGTCTGCCAAGAGCTGCACCAGACGCGGTACTTTTGCCAAAGCGAGGATACAAATTTCTTTGATCATGCAAATGAGTGGCAAGAAGATGTCGCTTTTTGGGGCAGGGTAGCAAAAGAAAATGGCGTGGTTTTAGTCACTTCGCTTTTTGAAAAGAGAGCTGACGGACTTTATCACAACACCGCCTTTGTCTTCGAGCGTGATGGCAGCGTGGCTGGCAAATACCGAAAAATGCACATCCCTGATGACCCTGGATTTTATGAGAAATTTTACTTCACGCCTGGCGATATCGGCTTTGAGCCGATCGAAACTAGCCTTGGTAAGCTTGGAGTTTTGGTCTGTTGGGATCAGTGGTATCCAGAGGCGGCAAGGCTCATGGCGCTAAAAGGGGCAAAAATTCTTATCTATCCAACGGCTATTGGCTGGTTTGAGGGCGATAGTGACGATGAAAAATCAAGACAGCTTGAAGCGTGGGTGGCAGTGCAAAGAGGCCACAGCGTGGCAAATGGCCTGCCAGTGGTCGCAGTAAATCGCGTGGGCTTTGAAAAGGATGATAGCGGCGTGATGGATGGGATCAAATTTTGGGGAAATAGTTTTGTCTTTGGGCCACAAGGCGAGCAGCTTTTCCGCGCAAATATCACAGATGAGCTTTGCAAGATCGTTGAAATAGATATGAAAAGAAGTGAAGAAGTCCGCAGAATTTGGCCATTTTTAAGAGACCGCAGGATCGATGCCTACGTAAATATCACAAAAAGATTTATCGACTAA
- a CDS encoding cation diffusion facilitator family transporter — MSSPFDYEFNRINKQECTQGENKAVIAAGACAFLLALVKFTAGLFSGSVAVLGSAIDSMLDFIVSLLNLFALRKSRKQADERFNFGYTKLEALAALFECVIIVVAAGYIFYESIKKFSEPNLEIDLGLSLGVMVFSVVVTLCLVLFLNQISKKSGNLIIKADALHYKIDLFSNLAVIISLLIIKFSGFVMIDAIFGIVISGYIAQSAINLGKDAFGILLDHAASPEVTDEIIKMIKAKQRILDFHYLNTRQSANTIFLTLHLVFDKDISLYDAHEVADSLEAEVREKFRDYSWQITTHLDPYNDKEGK; from the coding sequence TTGTCAAGTCCGTTTGATTATGAGTTTAACCGCATAAATAAGCAGGAGTGCACGCAGGGCGAAAACAAGGCAGTTATCGCAGCTGGAGCTTGCGCCTTTTTGCTAGCACTTGTGAAATTTACAGCTGGGCTTTTTAGTGGCTCGGTCGCTGTGCTTGGCTCGGCGATAGACTCGATGCTTGATTTTATTGTCTCACTTTTAAATTTATTTGCGCTTAGAAAGTCAAGAAAGCAAGCCGATGAGAGATTTAACTTTGGCTACACAAAGCTAGAGGCGTTAGCAGCGCTATTTGAGTGCGTCATCATCGTTGTGGCTGCTGGATATATTTTTTATGAGAGTATTAAAAAATTTAGCGAGCCAAATTTAGAGATAGACCTTGGCTTAAGCCTTGGTGTGATGGTTTTTTCGGTAGTTGTGACGTTATGTTTGGTGCTATTTTTAAACCAAATTTCTAAAAAAAGTGGCAATCTTATCATAAAAGCAGACGCACTACACTATAAGATCGACCTTTTTAGTAACCTAGCAGTCATCATCTCGCTACTTATCATTAAATTTAGCGGATTTGTGATGATAGATGCGATCTTTGGCATCGTGATAAGCGGCTACATCGCTCAAAGCGCTATAAATTTAGGTAAAGACGCCTTTGGCATCTTGCTAGATCACGCAGCAAGCCCTGAAGTCACAGATGAGATCATCAAGATGATAAAGGCAAAGCAGAGAATTTTAGACTTTCACTACTTAAACACAAGACAGAGCGCAAATACCATATTTTTAACGCTGCATTTAGTTTTTGACAAAGATATCTCGCTTTACGATGCGCACGAGGTGGCCGACTCGCTTGAAGCTGAGGTAAGAGAGAAATTTAGGGATTATTCGTGGCAGATAACCACGCATTTAGACCCATATAACGACAAAGAAGGGAAATGA
- a CDS encoding agmatine deiminase family protein — MRAYAEWEEQELLFLSLPHSKSDWEPYLEEILAGYEELVAAITPFEKVVLICPDEANFSRFKKFKNVEFVKLDTDDTWIRDYGMIDVCAEDGVKSYDFKFNAWGGKFKSSKDDAINLELAKIYKTNLEQVDMILEGGSIEFNGDGVLLTTSKCLLNENRNKALSKEQIEEKLKSLFGLKRIIWLEDGFIKGDDTDSHIDTLARFITPDTIAYVACDDKSDEHFDELKMMEDELKKTGFKLLALPLPKPKFYEGKRLGCTYANFIFINGALIVPTYNDENDEKVLNLLAKALPDRKIIGVNSLVFVRQNGSLHCSSQNRYKRS, encoded by the coding sequence GTGAGAGCTTACGCAGAGTGGGAAGAGCAGGAGCTTTTGTTTTTATCGCTGCCACATAGTAAGAGCGACTGGGAACCTTATTTAGAGGAGATTTTAGCCGGCTATGAGGAGCTAGTGGCTGCTATTACGCCCTTTGAAAAGGTGGTGCTCATCTGCCCTGATGAGGCAAATTTTTCTAGGTTTAAGAAATTTAAAAATGTTGAGTTTGTTAAGCTTGATACTGATGATACTTGGATCAGAGACTACGGTATGATCGACGTTTGTGCTGAAGATGGCGTAAAGAGTTATGACTTTAAATTTAACGCTTGGGGCGGTAAATTTAAGAGTTCAAAAGATGATGCGATAAATTTGGAGCTAGCTAAAATTTACAAGACCAATCTTGAGCAAGTTGATATGATACTAGAGGGCGGGAGCATCGAGTTTAACGGAGATGGCGTACTTTTAACCACCTCAAAATGCTTGCTAAATGAAAATAGAAACAAGGCACTTAGCAAAGAGCAGATCGAGGAGAAGCTAAAGAGTTTGTTTGGTCTAAAGCGTATCATCTGGCTTGAAGATGGCTTTATAAAGGGCGATGACACAGATAGTCACATTGACACTTTAGCGCGTTTTATCACGCCTGATACTATCGCTTACGTAGCTTGCGATGACAAGAGCGATGAGCACTTTGATGAGCTTAAAATGATGGAAGATGAGCTTAAAAAAACTGGCTTTAAGCTACTTGCTCTGCCGCTTCCTAAGCCTAAATTTTATGAGGGCAAAAGGCTTGGCTGCACCTATGCAAACTTCATCTTTATAAATGGTGCCTTGATCGTGCCAACATATAACGACGAAAACGACGAAAAAGTGCTAAATTTACTAGCCAAGGCACTGCCAGATAGAAAGATCATCGGTGTAAATTCGCTAGTTTTTGTGCGTCAAAATGGCTCGCTTCACTGCTCAAGCCAAAATAGATATAAAAGGTCTTAG
- a CDS encoding CBU_0592 family membrane protein, with protein sequence MIDLFQIIGFLGMICIVLGYFLLQIGRLNSRDLAYQIINLAGAVLLIISLFVHFNLGSFLIEVFWIIITIYGIYKIYKERA encoded by the coding sequence TTGATCGATCTTTTTCAGATCATTGGCTTTTTAGGGATGATTTGCATCGTGTTGGGCTACTTTTTACTTCAGATCGGCCGCCTAAATAGCCGCGATCTAGCCTATCAGATAATAAATTTAGCAGGTGCGGTGCTACTTATCATCTCACTTTTTGTGCACTTTAACCTCGGTTCATTTTTGATAGAGGTCTTTTGGATAATCATTACGATTTATGGAATTTATAAAATTTATAAGGAGAGAGCGTGA
- a CDS encoding amino acid ABC transporter permease, whose translation MDFEFIEKFYPLYVKAGVLTCEIAFLGIVFSILIGIFCMAVKFYKLKFLSKVIDCYVELSRNTPLLIQLFFLYYGLPKLGVSMSGFACAVAGLSFLGGSYMSESFRLGFEAVRKSQIEAGLSIALSKNQLLRYVILPQAFSVAVPSISANIIFLLKETSIVSIVALADLVYVAKDLIGLYYKTDEALFMLVISYLIIILPVSLVLSYVEKRVRNARS comes from the coding sequence ATGGATTTTGAGTTTATTGAGAAATTTTATCCGCTTTATGTTAAGGCCGGAGTGCTTACCTGTGAGATCGCCTTTTTAGGGATCGTTTTTTCTATTTTGATCGGTATTTTTTGTATGGCTGTGAAATTTTACAAGCTAAAATTTCTATCAAAAGTAATTGACTGCTACGTCGAGCTCTCAAGAAATACGCCACTTCTTATACAGCTTTTCTTTTTATATTATGGCTTGCCAAAGCTTGGAGTGTCGATGAGCGGCTTTGCCTGTGCGGTTGCGGGACTTAGCTTTCTTGGTGGTAGCTATATGAGTGAGAGCTTTAGGCTTGGCTTTGAGGCGGTTAGAAAGTCGCAGATAGAAGCGGGACTTAGCATCGCACTTAGCAAAAATCAGCTGCTAAGATATGTTATCTTGCCTCAAGCATTTAGCGTAGCGGTGCCAAGTATTAGTGCAAATATTATCTTTTTACTAAAAGAGACAAGCATCGTTAGTATCGTGGCACTCGCCGATCTAGTTTACGTCGCAAAGGATCTTATCGGGCTTTACTACAAAACAGATGAAGCGCTTTTTATGCTAGTAATTAGCTATCTCATCATCATCTTGCCAGTCTCGCTGGTGCTTAGCTATGTCGAAAAAAGGGTGAGAAATGCAAGGAGTTAG
- a CDS encoding amino acid ABC transporter permease, which yields MQGVSILFDTQNLLRLFEGLVISTEISFISIFISIIGGLVLGVLMSMKNKFIYFILKICLEIVRIMPQIVWLFLFYFGVSKAFDIHISAFTASLIVFSLWGIFEMMDIVRGAITSIPKHQFESAASLGLSKFQIYSHVIIPLATRRLVPGAVNLLSRMIKTTSIVVLIGVVEVVKVGQQIIERNVFTNPMAPFWIYALIFFLYFAICYPVSKLSKKLEEKWS from the coding sequence ATGCAAGGAGTTAGTATATTATTTGATACACAAAATTTACTAAGGCTCTTTGAAGGTCTAGTCATTAGCACAGAAATTTCATTTATCTCTATTTTTATCTCTATAATCGGCGGCTTAGTGCTTGGCGTGCTTATGAGCATGAAAAACAAATTTATCTATTTTATTTTAAAAATTTGCCTAGAAATCGTTCGCATAATGCCTCAGATCGTTTGGCTATTTTTATTTTATTTTGGTGTCAGTAAGGCGTTTGATATTCACATTTCAGCATTTACAGCCTCACTCATCGTCTTTAGCTTGTGGGGAATTTTTGAAATGATGGACATCGTGCGTGGCGCAATAACATCAATACCAAAACATCAATTTGAATCAGCCGCATCGCTTGGACTTAGTAAATTTCAAATTTACTCTCACGTCATCATCCCACTTGCCACAAGAAGGCTAGTTCCTGGAGCTGTAAATTTACTAAGCCGTATGATAAAAACGACCTCTATAGTCGTACTAATCGGCGTTGTAGAGGTAGTCAAGGTCGGTCAGCAGATCATTGAGCGAAATGTATTTACAAATCCTATGGCGCCATTTTGGATATACGCGCTCATATTCTTTTTATATTTTGCGATCTGCTATCCAGTCTCAAAATTATCAAAAAAACTAGAAGAAAAATGGAGCTAA